The following are from one region of the Treponema denticola genome:
- a CDS encoding TldD/PmbA family protein yields the protein MKMSFKEYFESIADFMLSELLEGEKISISFSGEKSYFMRFSKAKVRQNGMVDQGYFSCTFWKKNRTHDFRFGIQMSMEKDKRMAAAALQEARDSIMLLPEDKYQSIPEASQTSSAIYTGKLLPEDKIPETILSPVKGLDFAGLYSQGVICKGVITSAGASHWFQTETFVLDYSVWLENGRGIKSLYSGTEWSDAQYKVKIEQARKGLEVLHTPQKKLAPGKYKAFISADALLDVTDFFSWNGFSERSMQQGSSAYLALKEGREHFSDKFNLTQDFSLGLEPAFNSNGELAPEKLSIIEKGKLKNTLVSLRTETQYGVKSNGAPLSESMRSIIIGTGNLNEADAVKELGTGIYISNFNYLNWSDTSSARVTGMTRFACLWVEDGKIVAPIADMRWDESLYNMFGENLLAVTKESRIFANTGTYGSRSTGGASLPGILVKDFNCTL from the coding sequence ATGAAAATGAGTTTTAAAGAATATTTTGAATCGATTGCCGATTTTATGCTTTCGGAACTGCTTGAGGGAGAAAAAATTTCGATTTCTTTTTCGGGCGAAAAGAGCTATTTTATGCGTTTTAGCAAGGCTAAGGTACGCCAAAACGGAATGGTTGATCAAGGCTATTTTTCTTGCACTTTTTGGAAAAAGAACCGCACCCATGATTTCCGTTTCGGTATTCAGATGAGTATGGAAAAGGATAAGAGGATGGCTGCAGCGGCTCTTCAAGAAGCTAGAGACTCTATAATGCTTCTGCCCGAAGACAAGTACCAGTCAATCCCGGAAGCCTCGCAAACCTCTTCGGCAATATACACGGGAAAACTTTTGCCCGAAGATAAGATACCCGAAACTATTTTATCTCCCGTTAAAGGCCTTGACTTTGCAGGCCTTTATTCTCAGGGCGTTATTTGTAAGGGTGTTATAACTTCAGCAGGGGCAAGCCATTGGTTTCAAACCGAAACCTTTGTTTTGGATTATTCGGTCTGGCTCGAAAACGGCCGCGGTATAAAATCTCTTTATTCGGGAACGGAATGGAGCGATGCTCAATATAAGGTAAAGATAGAGCAAGCTCGAAAGGGCTTGGAGGTTTTACATACGCCTCAAAAAAAATTAGCTCCCGGAAAATATAAGGCATTTATAAGTGCCGATGCCCTTCTTGATGTAACGGACTTTTTTTCGTGGAACGGTTTTAGCGAGAGGAGTATGCAGCAAGGCTCAAGTGCTTACCTTGCCTTAAAAGAGGGAAGGGAGCATTTTTCAGATAAGTTTAATTTGACTCAGGACTTTTCACTTGGGCTTGAACCTGCCTTTAACTCAAATGGAGAGTTAGCCCCCGAAAAATTAAGCATAATCGAAAAGGGTAAGCTTAAAAATACCTTGGTCAGTTTAAGAACCGAAACCCAGTACGGGGTAAAATCCAACGGTGCTCCTTTAAGTGAAAGTATGCGTTCAATAATTATCGGAACGGGAAACTTAAACGAAGCTGATGCCGTAAAAGAGCTGGGTACGGGTATTTATATTTCGAACTTTAACTACCTAAATTGGAGCGATACCTCATCGGCCCGCGTTACGGGAATGACCCGCTTTGCCTGCCTTTGGGTAGAAGACGGAAAAATCGTTGCCCCCATTGCCGATATGCGCTGGGACGAATCCTTGTACAATATGTTCGGGGAAAACCTTTTGGCCGTAACAAAGGAAAGCCGCATCTTTGCAAACACCGGCACCTACGGCAGCAGAAGCACCGGAGGAGCTTCGCTTCCCGGCATCTTGGTAAAGGATTTTAACTGCACGCTCTAA
- a CDS encoding TldD/PmbA family protein produces the protein MIYTSESLLEAAKNAVPKAELVTLRIHRTRETFFAAQDGAFESSGYSTDQGFMVEVLYKGHIAYGATQNMTPQGAAEAACQAFNAAQSASAFKIADFDKNVRPDTELKYETLRGKKTRPSKTEIFDYLFEICNILKVSDEVIDTHAYVNLGEEMIELLSSGGAKILQDFYTIGSSFGAAARRGDIIQRRTYNGSGARTFQGGYEFLNFAKSKVEAKRVGNEVIELLGAESCPSDRRTLVLMPDQMLLQIHESVGHPLEIDRILGDERNFAGGSFIKPEDIGSFQYGSKLMNICYDPTIPYQLATFAADQTGAQAKKTFIIKDGILVCALGSLESAGRLYAGKPVPPDKMVANQRATSWNRPPIDRMANLNLEPGTSSFDQIISSIEKGIIMTSNRSWSIDDYRNKFQFGCEYGQLIENGKITKTVRDPNYRGVSQNFWRNLCAVGDKSTFHVYGTPNCGKGEPNQVISVGHASPVCAFSDVEVFGGGK, from the coding sequence ATGATTTATACATCGGAAAGTCTGCTTGAAGCTGCAAAAAACGCCGTTCCTAAGGCGGAGCTTGTAACTTTACGCATTCACCGCACAAGGGAAACTTTCTTTGCGGCTCAGGATGGAGCTTTTGAATCTTCCGGTTATTCGACTGATCAGGGGTTTATGGTTGAAGTCTTGTATAAGGGGCATATTGCTTATGGGGCAACTCAAAATATGACGCCTCAAGGGGCCGCCGAAGCTGCCTGTCAAGCTTTTAATGCCGCTCAAAGCGCTTCAGCCTTTAAAATTGCCGATTTTGACAAAAATGTCAGGCCGGATACGGAATTAAAATACGAGACTCTTAGGGGTAAAAAGACCCGCCCTTCCAAAACGGAAATTTTCGATTATCTTTTTGAGATATGCAATATTTTAAAAGTCTCTGATGAAGTTATTGACACTCATGCTTATGTAAATTTAGGCGAAGAGATGATAGAGCTTTTAAGCTCAGGCGGGGCAAAAATCTTACAAGATTTTTACACAATAGGTTCAAGTTTCGGTGCTGCTGCCCGCCGAGGGGACATAATTCAAAGACGGACTTATAATGGCTCAGGTGCCCGTACCTTTCAGGGAGGCTATGAGTTTTTAAACTTTGCCAAATCCAAGGTAGAAGCTAAAAGGGTTGGGAATGAAGTAATAGAGCTCTTGGGAGCCGAGTCCTGTCCTTCCGACAGGCGTACCCTTGTTCTTATGCCCGACCAAATGCTTTTACAAATTCACGAAAGCGTCGGCCACCCCTTGGAAATTGACCGCATTTTAGGTGATGAAAGAAACTTTGCTGGCGGCAGTTTTATAAAGCCTGAAGATATAGGAAGCTTCCAATACGGCTCAAAGCTTATGAATATCTGCTACGATCCTACAATTCCATATCAGCTTGCCACCTTTGCCGCCGATCAAACAGGAGCTCAGGCAAAGAAAACCTTTATAATCAAGGACGGAATTTTAGTCTGTGCCTTGGGAAGCCTCGAAAGTGCAGGTCGCCTCTATGCAGGTAAACCCGTTCCGCCGGACAAGATGGTCGCAAACCAAAGAGCAACCTCGTGGAACCGGCCGCCGATAGACAGAATGGCAAACCTAAACCTTGAACCGGGAACCAGCAGCTTTGATCAAATAATTTCTTCAATCGAAAAAGGAATTATTATGACATCGAACCGCTCATGGTCGATAGACGATTACCGCAATAAATTTCAATTCGGATGCGAATACGGCCAATTAATCGAAAACGGAAAAATTACCAAAACCGTACGCGACCCGAATTACCGAGGCGTATCTCAAAACTTTTGGCGAAACCTCTGTGCCGTAGGCGACAAATCCACATTCCATGTTTACGGAACGCCTAACTGCGGTAAGGGAGAACCGAATCAGGTTATCAGTGTAGGACACGCAAGTCCTGTATGCGCATTTTCTGATGTAGAAGTTTTTGGAGGCGGAAAATGA
- a CDS encoding MBL fold metallo-hydrolase: protein MEITEIYTGPLFVKTWALPLDKKTVLLVDPGGTDEELMEYLKNKNAERLEIMLTHGHFDHVGGVPELMLKYPGSSLWIHPADAGYLGKNGKEKHIACFSQIRAERYIKALKYDFPEPTALVKDGDIVNGFKVLYTPGHTEGSVCFWNEEARVLFSGDTLFYRSHGRTDLLGGDDQKMKASLKSLLNLPDDTTVYPGHGSNTSIGAERGWIEKI, encoded by the coding sequence ATGGAAATTACGGAGATTTATACCGGCCCGCTTTTTGTAAAGACTTGGGCTCTTCCCTTGGATAAAAAAACGGTTCTCCTCGTTGATCCGGGCGGCACGGATGAGGAATTGATGGAATACCTAAAAAACAAAAATGCCGAAAGACTCGAAATTATGCTTACCCACGGACATTTTGACCATGTGGGCGGCGTGCCAGAACTTATGCTAAAATATCCCGGTTCTTCTTTGTGGATTCATCCTGCAGATGCGGGCTATCTGGGCAAAAACGGAAAAGAAAAACATATTGCATGTTTTAGTCAAATCCGTGCAGAAAGATATATAAAAGCTTTAAAATACGATTTTCCGGAGCCTACTGCCTTAGTAAAAGACGGAGATATTGTAAACGGTTTTAAGGTTTTATATACTCCCGGTCATACCGAAGGCTCTGTTTGCTTTTGGAATGAGGAAGCAAGAGTCCTCTTTTCGGGAGATACCCTTTTTTACCGCTCCCATGGAAGAACAGACCTTTTGGGCGGAGACGATCAAAAGATGAAGGCTTCACTAAAATCTCTTTTAAATTTGCCTGATGACACTACCGTTTATCCCGGGCACGGTTCCAATACTTCGATAGGAGCTGAAAGAGGCTGGATAGAAAAAATTTAG
- a CDS encoding AAA family ATPase, with the protein MRLDCSNVGKIEKASIELNSITLIAGLNNTGKSTISKTLYCIFNSFYNVKTKSEEVLKNNIDSVFKMSSFDFFIEYPRVNLRQIRNTIKELLENRENITEKIITDIITKNLGNDFVKDTGIDISRLFSILTLSQADINKKILENLFNSEFEGQIQNFATKKSASINLQVKDENVKIIIKDNVITELENPLNLTHEAIYIDDPFVLDGVSVLRRFNRIPHRSSIEKKLLHNKFEEQTIGQNIDTLSVQKAINDLLVEGNLKNIYAELNKVCDGSLVRQESGILSFISNFDGREISIANLSTGLKTFTIIKTLLLNGYLEEKGTLILDEPEIHLHPEWQIVLAKIIVLLQKEYKMHILISSHSPYFIHAIEVYSKKEKINNPKFYLTQENKNGLISMKDVSANLEPIYNLLYKPLQELENLKSFSED; encoded by the coding sequence ATGTAGGAAAAATAGAAAAAGCCTCAATAGAATTAAATTCTATAACCCTTATAGCCGGATTAAACAATACAGGCAAGAGCACTATAAGTAAAACTTTGTATTGTATTTTTAACAGTTTTTATAATGTCAAAACAAAATCGGAAGAAGTTCTTAAAAATAATATTGATAGCGTTTTTAAAATGTCTTCGTTTGACTTCTTTATTGAATATCCAAGAGTAAATTTAAGGCAAATAAGGAATACAATAAAAGAACTTCTTGAAAATAGGGAAAATATTACTGAAAAAATAATCACTGATATAATTACTAAAAATCTAGGTAACGATTTTGTTAAGGATACAGGAATTGATATAAGCCGTCTTTTTTCAATTTTGACGCTTTCTCAAGCAGATATAAATAAAAAAATATTGGAAAATTTATTTAACTCCGAATTTGAAGGTCAAATTCAAAATTTTGCTACCAAAAAAAGTGCCTCAATAAATTTACAGGTTAAGGATGAAAATGTAAAGATAATAATAAAAGATAATGTTATTACCGAATTGGAAAATCCGCTTAATTTAACCCATGAGGCTATTTATATTGATGATCCTTTTGTGTTAGACGGAGTCTCAGTATTGAGAAGATTTAACCGCATACCTCATAGGTCAAGTATCGAAAAAAAATTACTGCACAATAAGTTTGAAGAGCAAACTATCGGACAAAATATTGATACTCTGTCTGTACAAAAAGCTATAAATGACTTATTGGTAGAAGGTAATTTAAAAAATATCTACGCTGAATTAAATAAGGTTTGTGACGGTTCTTTGGTAAGACAGGAGTCGGGAATTTTATCTTTTATAAGTAATTTTGATGGTAGGGAAATAAGTATAGCAAATTTGTCTACAGGCTTGAAGACATTTACAATCATAAAAACATTGCTTTTAAACGGCTACTTAGAGGAAAAAGGAACTTTGATTCTTGATGAGCCTGAAATCCATTTACATCCTGAGTGGCAAATAGTATTGGCTAAAATAATAGTACTTTTGCAGAAAGAATATAAAATGCATATTTTGATTAGTTCTCATAGTCCTTATTTTATTCATGCAATAGAGGTTTATTCTAAAAAAGAGAAGATAAACAACCCCAAATTTTATTTGACACAAGAAAATAAGAATGGTTTAATAAGTATGAAAGATGTTTCAGCTAATTTGGAGCCTATTTATAATTTGTTATACAAACCCTTACAGGAGCTGGAAAACTTAAAAAGTTTTTCTGAAGATTAA
- the rpoN gene encoding RNA polymerase factor sigma-54, with translation MLLKQRQQQILSQKMVMNQQMLNAVAMLNLSSEELQEEVIKEVKRNPALVFKTSSRVSAASAEEGDKHQSFLESIEDDSRKTLQAHLIEQAGESIADEYVLDAAMLIIQNLDQNGFYWVPLEELFADLLAEKKINHAEIKKALNIVRRFEPIGCACSGFKESLIVQAGILCESPKTHEILDIYKTIHSLCVKIIKEHYEVLVFVSDLKLFIKKLAQKKIDIDLETAEELAGLIGALNPKPGLAYASKGDGEKFITPIAEIKREGNELKIIINDEEVPALEISPEYERIKNSGSKEEKKEASEFLNKAALFMNVLAYRNQTILKVLTALVNFQEAFFLGRPCKPSSEGESDKMQAGYLKPLKQIDIAEIVGLSPSTVSRVSNQKYIRCEWGLFEIKDLFSPEVSGGLSKDFVEKAIQEIIESDTEKKTDARISQILKERGIDIAVRTVNKYRKEIGLPSSYHRN, from the coding sequence ATGTTATTAAAGCAAAGGCAGCAGCAGATTTTATCTCAAAAAATGGTGATGAACCAGCAAATGCTGAATGCTGTTGCCATGCTTAATTTATCGAGCGAAGAACTTCAGGAAGAGGTAATAAAAGAAGTAAAGCGGAATCCGGCCCTTGTTTTTAAAACCTCTTCCCGAGTGAGTGCCGCCTCCGCTGAAGAGGGGGATAAGCATCAAAGTTTTTTGGAGAGCATCGAAGATGATTCCCGCAAAACCCTTCAAGCTCATCTGATTGAACAAGCAGGAGAATCGATTGCGGACGAGTATGTCTTAGATGCGGCAATGCTCATAATTCAAAATTTGGATCAAAACGGTTTTTATTGGGTCCCTCTTGAAGAACTCTTTGCAGATCTGCTTGCCGAAAAAAAAATAAACCATGCGGAAATAAAAAAAGCTCTTAACATTGTCAGGCGCTTTGAACCGATAGGCTGTGCCTGTTCCGGTTTTAAAGAATCGCTTATTGTGCAAGCCGGAATCCTTTGCGAGTCGCCTAAAACACATGAAATCCTTGATATTTATAAAACCATACATTCTCTTTGCGTAAAGATAATAAAAGAACACTACGAAGTTCTTGTCTTTGTTTCCGATTTAAAACTTTTTATAAAAAAACTTGCTCAAAAAAAAATCGATATAGATTTGGAAACGGCGGAAGAACTTGCAGGATTGATAGGTGCCTTAAACCCTAAGCCGGGGCTTGCCTATGCAAGCAAAGGAGACGGCGAAAAATTTATTACGCCGATTGCCGAGATAAAACGGGAAGGGAATGAGCTTAAGATTATAATAAATGATGAAGAAGTTCCTGCCTTGGAGATTTCACCCGAGTATGAAAGAATAAAAAATTCCGGTTCAAAAGAAGAAAAAAAGGAGGCTTCGGAGTTTTTAAACAAGGCAGCTCTTTTTATGAATGTGCTTGCCTACCGCAATCAGACTATATTAAAAGTTTTAACTGCCCTTGTAAATTTTCAAGAGGCCTTTTTTTTAGGCCGTCCCTGCAAACCGTCCTCTGAAGGGGAGAGTGACAAAATGCAGGCAGGCTATTTAAAGCCCTTAAAACAAATCGATATTGCAGAAATTGTGGGCCTAAGCCCTTCTACCGTTTCGAGAGTTTCAAACCAAAAGTACATAAGATGCGAGTGGGGTCTCTTTGAAATTAAAGACCTGTTTTCGCCGGAAGTAAGCGGCGGCCTTTCAAAAGACTTTGTAGAAAAAGCCATACAAGAAATCATCGAATCGGATACCGAAAAAAAAACCGATGCCCGTATTTCGCAAATCTTAAAAGAACGCGGAATCGATATCGCCGTAAGAACGGTAAATAAGTACCGCAAAGAAATAGGCCTTCCTTCTTCTTATCATCGCAATTGA